A single region of the Triticum dicoccoides isolate Atlit2015 ecotype Zavitan chromosome 2B, WEW_v2.0, whole genome shotgun sequence genome encodes:
- the LOC119362295 gene encoding uncharacterized protein LOC119362295 gives MATCTPDRRSGVDGGRGQVAFSSPVLDSARSPRSPGGDRVDVRGVTGGRSPDKFSREEVIMFGGIPDQAAEGRRMSCRLQSHPEVDDMQQRCAARAAKLRDVQVTTGVVPGYGADPYLVLTHSDGGQGAFGYWICPVGDGCAGYLQPVWMAIM, from the exons ATGGCGACGTGCACTCCGGACAGGCGGTCCGGGGTGGATGGGGGGAGGGGGCAGGTggccttctcctccccagtgctggACTCGGCGCGCTCACCGCGCTCACCTGGTGGCGACCGGGTGGATGTTCGGGGAGTGACAGGTGGTCGCTCGCCGGATAAATTCTcgcgggaggaggtcattatgtttGGCGGGATCCCGGACCAGGCAGCTGAGGGTCGACGTATGAGTTGTCGGCTTCAGAGCCATCCGGAGGTGGACGACATGCAGCAGCGCTGTGCcgcgagggcggccaagcttcgtgacgtccaagtcactactg GTGTTGTTCCGGGCTACGGCGCTGATCCGTacttggtccttactcactccgacggaggccagggagcgtttggttactggatctgtccggtgggagacggttgcgcgggatatcttcaaccggtttggatggcgatcatgtaa